A single region of the Acidobacteriota bacterium genome encodes:
- a CDS encoding sulfatase-like hydrolase/transferase yields MVLITIDTLRADATGFAGNAAAQTPHLDRLAAEGWVFERTYAHNVMTLPSHVNLLTSQLPYQHGVRDNAGFVLPERVPTAAEAFLGAGFRTAAVVAAFPLDARYGLDRGFELYDDSYPEGSAPGFAIAERGGAEVVAAASAWWTRNEGERRFLWAHFYEPHAPYEPPEPFASRFAGDPYLGEVAAADDHVGRLLARVTPAGAAAGVLVVVTSDHGESLGEHGESTHGLFAYDATLKVPLVFWAAELAPARLDQPVRHIDVLPTMLEAAGIDASALPDMAGRSLWRGPAAPDGGPDTAGDGSTYFEALQANLHRGWAPLRGVIARQPETTGADGGRLLKYVSLPDAELYDLEADPAEARNLHRSESRVAATLADLLPAESEWPPAVGAVSEEERRVLESLGYLSSSGGAALPETYGPEDDPKRLVELDRAIQAYSETFQAGDLEEAERLARRTVEQRPQMGLGYTILAQALLEQGEVAEALRVMIDADRRRLASASLHRQLALTLTEVGRAADAVRLMERYAESNDPEALNVFGLVLAEAGMTDRARGVLRQSIETDERNPVARQNLALAALHDRDWPVAEIEAREALALNPELALAWNYLGMSLFNQARVDQALEAWQRSVDVGPGDLDVLYNLATTAARTGRREIARPALERFLNEASAPGRRERYAADLEAVRALLRGL; encoded by the coding sequence GTGGTCCTGATCACGATCGACACGCTGCGCGCGGACGCGACGGGCTTCGCGGGTAACGCGGCCGCGCAGACTCCCCACCTCGACCGGCTGGCGGCGGAGGGGTGGGTGTTCGAGCGCACGTACGCCCACAACGTGATGACGCTGCCGTCTCACGTCAACCTGCTGACGAGCCAGTTGCCCTACCAGCACGGCGTGCGCGACAACGCCGGCTTCGTGCTGCCGGAGAGGGTCCCGACCGCCGCCGAGGCGTTCCTGGGCGCCGGGTTCCGGACGGCCGCGGTGGTTGCCGCCTTTCCGCTGGACGCCCGCTACGGGCTCGACCGCGGCTTCGAGCTCTACGACGACTCCTATCCGGAGGGCTCGGCGCCGGGCTTTGCGATCGCGGAGCGCGGAGGGGCCGAGGTGGTGGCCGCGGCTTCGGCCTGGTGGACGCGGAACGAGGGGGAGCGGCGATTCCTCTGGGCCCACTTCTACGAACCGCACGCGCCCTACGAGCCGCCGGAGCCCTTCGCTTCCCGGTTTGCCGGCGATCCCTACCTCGGTGAGGTTGCGGCCGCGGACGACCACGTCGGTCGCCTGCTGGCACGCGTGACGCCGGCCGGCGCGGCGGCGGGCGTCCTGGTCGTCGTGACTTCGGACCACGGCGAGTCGCTGGGAGAGCACGGCGAGAGCACGCACGGCCTCTTCGCCTACGACGCGACCCTCAAGGTGCCCCTGGTGTTCTGGGCCGCGGAACTGGCGCCGGCCCGGCTGGATCAGCCGGTGCGCCACATCGACGTCCTGCCGACGATGCTGGAGGCCGCGGGCATCGACGCTTCGGCACTGCCGGACATGGCGGGCCGGAGCCTGTGGCGGGGGCCCGCGGCTCCAGACGGCGGGCCGGACACCGCCGGCGACGGCTCCACCTACTTCGAGGCGTTGCAGGCGAACCTGCACCGCGGCTGGGCACCGCTTCGGGGCGTCATCGCACGCCAGCCGGAGACGACCGGCGCGGACGGCGGGCGCCTTCTGAAGTACGTCTCGCTACCCGATGCGGAACTCTACGACCTGGAAGCGGATCCGGCCGAAGCGCGGAACCTGCACCGCTCCGAGTCCCGTGTGGCAGCCACGCTCGCGGACCTGCTGCCGGCGGAGTCCGAGTGGCCGCCCGCTGTTGGCGCCGTGAGCGAAGAGGAGCGGCGGGTGCTGGAGAGCCTCGGCTATCTCAGTTCGTCCGGCGGCGCCGCCCTCCCCGAGACCTACGGTCCGGAGGACGATCCGAAGCGGCTGGTCGAGCTCGACCGGGCGATCCAGGCGTACTCGGAGACCTTCCAGGCGGGGGACCTCGAGGAGGCGGAGCGGCTGGCCCGCCGAACGGTCGAGCAGCGACCGCAGATGGGGCTCGGCTACACGATCCTGGCCCAGGCCCTGCTCGAACAGGGGGAGGTTGCGGAGGCGTTGAGGGTCATGATCGACGCCGACCGGCGCCGGCTCGCTTCGGCTTCCCTGCATCGTCAACTGGCGCTCACGTTGACCGAAGTCGGCAGAGCGGCCGACGCGGTGCGGCTGATGGAGCGTTACGCCGAATCGAACGACCCGGAAGCCCTCAACGTGTTCGGGCTGGTGCTCGCCGAAGCCGGGATGACGGATCGAGCCCGGGGGGTTCTCCGCCAGTCGATCGAGACGGACGAGCGGAATCCGGTGGCGCGGCAGAATCTGGCGCTCGCGGCACTTCACGATCGCGACTGGCCGGTTGCCGAGATCGAGGCTCGGGAGGCACTGGCGCTCAACCCGGAACTGGCGTTGGCCTGGAACTACCTGGGCATGTCCCTGTTCAACCAGGCCAGGGTCGACCAGGCCCTCGAGGCCTGGCAGCGATCGGTGGATGTCGGGCCCGGGGACCTGGACGTGCTCTACAACCTGGCCACAACCGCGGCCCGTACGGGACGGCGCGAGATCGCGCGACCGGCTCTCGAGCGGTTCCTGAATGAGGCGTCGGCGCCGGGCCGTCGCGAACGGTACGCGGCGGATCTGGAAGCGGTACGGGCGCTCCTGCGTGGACTCTAG
- a CDS encoding carboxypeptidase regulatory-like domain-containing protein, producing the protein MSYRIRIAAATIAGLLLATLLSAQGWAGRGRLSGTVEDSEGNAVEGASIKLTLNGAGPEEEVVTNRRGRWVRAGLRSGEWIVLVSKPGFVPTEHTVTLNEYATGADRPVLETALQPARAGADGAAALTDDAAAQAARGLLEQGNDLIRIEDFEGAIQVFSEALPSLPDAAKVSVLVIIAQNQARLERDDEAIANLEQALSLAPDNVDALRLISRRLTALGRSEEAQQYLARLPEDLQADPEILLREGVDLYNQNDFEGAVEKLTAAIEGEPEWADAYYYRGLARMAAMQNEAALEDFRKLIELAPDDPRADEAKQFAEYLESL; encoded by the coding sequence GAGCTATCGCATCCGAATCGCCGCGGCGACTATCGCCGGACTCCTGCTGGCCACCCTCCTCTCGGCTCAGGGCTGGGCGGGCCGCGGTCGTCTCAGCGGCACCGTCGAGGACTCGGAGGGCAACGCGGTCGAAGGCGCGAGCATCAAGCTGACCCTGAACGGCGCCGGTCCGGAGGAAGAAGTCGTGACGAACCGCCGCGGACGTTGGGTGCGGGCCGGCCTCCGGAGCGGCGAGTGGATCGTGCTGGTTTCCAAACCCGGCTTCGTTCCGACGGAGCACACGGTGACGCTCAACGAGTACGCCACCGGCGCGGACCGTCCAGTGCTGGAGACGGCGCTGCAGCCGGCCCGGGCCGGAGCGGACGGGGCTGCCGCCCTCACCGACGACGCAGCGGCCCAGGCGGCGCGGGGACTCCTGGAGCAGGGCAATGACCTGATCCGTATCGAGGACTTCGAGGGTGCCATCCAGGTCTTCAGCGAGGCTCTGCCGTCGTTGCCGGACGCGGCGAAGGTCTCGGTTCTCGTGATCATCGCGCAGAACCAGGCGCGCCTGGAGCGGGACGACGAGGCGATCGCGAACCTGGAACAGGCGCTTTCCCTGGCGCCCGACAACGTCGACGCGCTACGGCTGATCAGCCGACGCCTGACCGCCCTCGGCCGCTCGGAGGAGGCGCAGCAGTACCTCGCGCGGCTGCCGGAGGACCTGCAGGCCGACCCGGAGATCCTCTTGCGTGAGGGCGTGGATCTCTACAACCAGAACGACTTCGAGGGGGCGGTCGAGAAGTTGACCGCGGCGATCGAGGGCGAGCCCGAGTGGGCCGACGCCTACTACTACCGCGGCCTCGCCAGGATGGCGGCAATGCAGAACGAGGCCGCCCTGGAGGACTTCCGCAAGCTGATCGAACTCGCGCCGGACGATCCGCGGGCCGACGAGGCGAAGCAGTTCGCGGAGTACCTGGAATCGCTCTGA